In Paraburkholderia sp. BL10I2N1, a single genomic region encodes these proteins:
- a CDS encoding long-chain fatty acid--CoA ligase, translating to MKTLGEMIERNARFYTDREALVFGNRRVTHGEMAVRARRFSDALYRQGLRRQDRVAVLAMNCAEYYETYRACEWAGFLLATVNFRLAPAEISYILKDVAPKALVFEAQYAALVDSLRPQMPDIERYICIGDAPSWAMSFESVMETGSADGPPIRSQPDDFAYLIYTSGTTGRPKGVVRTHRAMCATADSCALVTEFTGHSRVLQTTPAFHVGGIGYVNAVAWVGGTTVLHRGFEPKAMLDTIQAERITFTFLVSAMLQALLDVPELRSYDLSSIENITTAAAPVPVPLLQRGIEVLGPVFAVQYGMTESNACWLPAHEVRPHGTPEEIRRLASVGHPCPGIELRIVDDNGIDLPQGQTGEVWLRSATQLTGYWNNSVATVEALRDGWYRSGDMGYQDSHGYVFLVDRKKDMIISGGENIYSREVEEALLQHPAVIDAAAIGVPHEKWGECVKAIVVLRAGEMAQETDLIAFCRELIASYKCPKSIEFVDELPRLPTGKISKVVLRQRFGS from the coding sequence ATGAAAACGCTTGGGGAGATGATAGAGCGCAACGCCCGCTTCTATACGGACCGGGAAGCGCTGGTTTTTGGCAACCGGCGTGTGACTCACGGCGAGATGGCGGTGCGCGCCCGCCGCTTTTCGGATGCGCTGTATCGGCAGGGTTTGCGCCGCCAGGACCGGGTTGCGGTGCTGGCGATGAATTGCGCCGAATACTACGAGACCTACCGCGCCTGCGAATGGGCCGGCTTTCTGCTCGCCACGGTCAACTTCCGGCTCGCGCCCGCCGAAATCTCGTACATCCTGAAGGACGTCGCGCCGAAGGCGCTCGTCTTCGAGGCACAGTATGCCGCCCTGGTGGACAGTCTGCGCCCGCAGATGCCGGACATCGAACGGTACATCTGCATCGGTGACGCGCCGTCGTGGGCGATGTCATTCGAATCCGTCATGGAGACCGGATCAGCTGACGGGCCGCCCATCCGCTCGCAGCCCGACGACTTCGCGTACCTGATCTACACCAGCGGCACGACCGGGCGCCCGAAGGGCGTGGTGCGCACGCATCGCGCGATGTGCGCGACCGCCGATAGCTGCGCGCTTGTCACCGAATTCACCGGGCACTCTCGGGTGTTGCAGACCACGCCGGCGTTTCATGTGGGTGGCATCGGTTATGTGAACGCGGTTGCATGGGTGGGCGGCACGACCGTACTGCACCGCGGCTTCGAACCGAAGGCGATGCTCGACACCATCCAGGCCGAGCGCATCACGTTCACGTTCCTTGTCTCCGCGATGCTGCAGGCGTTGCTCGATGTGCCCGAATTGCGATCGTACGATCTGTCGAGTATCGAGAACATTACGACGGCGGCCGCACCTGTGCCTGTGCCGCTGCTCCAGCGCGGCATCGAGGTGCTTGGCCCGGTATTCGCGGTCCAGTACGGCATGACCGAAAGCAATGCCTGCTGGCTGCCCGCACATGAAGTGCGGCCGCATGGCACCCCTGAAGAGATCCGGCGTCTGGCTTCGGTTGGCCATCCGTGCCCGGGCATTGAATTGCGCATCGTCGACGATAACGGCATCGACCTTCCGCAGGGCCAGACGGGCGAAGTGTGGCTGCGCTCCGCGACCCAGCTGACGGGCTACTGGAACAACAGCGTGGCGACGGTCGAAGCGTTGCGCGACGGCTGGTATCGCAGCGGCGACATGGGCTATCAGGACAGCCACGGCTATGTGTTCCTGGTGGACCGCAAGAAGGACATGATCATCTCGGGCGGCGAAAACATCTATAGCCGCGAAGTCGAAGAGGCGTTGCTTCAGCATCCTGCCGTGATCGATGCGGCAGCAATCGGGGTGCCGCACGAGAAATGGGGCGAATGCGTGAAGGCGATTGTCGTGCTGCGCGCCGGCGAAATGGCGCAGGAGACCGACCTGATTGCGTTTTGCCGCGAGTTGATCGCCAGCTACAAATGTCCAAAGTCCATCGAGTTCGTCGACGAACTCCCACGTCTGCCCACCGGAAAGATCAGCAAGGTCGTGTTGCGTCAGCGGTTCGGCAGCTGA
- a CDS encoding crotonase/enoyl-CoA hydratase family protein — protein sequence MGKWLESTECVQFDVAERVARITLNRPDKRNAINGVLLRELKEALLEADDLKSVNVIVLCGAGKDFCAGYDLVTTYSDRAAEQIDPGDYRGTVRSFDDDCWSMERQAETVNLMAEIHKPIIAQVHGNCLAGGTDLALACDMVLAADNARIGFPATRANGSPPAHMWFYHVGPQWAKRLLLSGDSLTGRDAAKIGLVMDAVPASELDAEVAELARRLSFVDADLLSANKRIVNLGLELAGARTLQRLAVENDARAHQSQGPRRAQFKADMEANGLKEALKRRDEPFGDGMIKLHARGE from the coding sequence ATGGGCAAATGGCTCGAAAGTACGGAATGCGTTCAATTCGACGTGGCCGAGCGTGTTGCGCGAATCACGCTGAATCGCCCGGACAAGCGGAATGCGATTAACGGTGTCCTGTTGCGGGAACTGAAAGAGGCGCTGCTCGAGGCGGACGATCTGAAATCAGTTAACGTGATCGTATTGTGCGGAGCCGGCAAGGACTTCTGCGCCGGTTATGACCTCGTCACGACGTATTCGGACCGGGCGGCGGAGCAGATCGATCCGGGTGACTATCGCGGCACGGTACGCAGCTTCGATGACGACTGCTGGTCGATGGAGCGGCAGGCCGAAACCGTCAACCTGATGGCCGAGATCCACAAGCCGATTATCGCGCAGGTGCATGGCAACTGCCTCGCGGGCGGCACTGATCTGGCGCTGGCCTGCGACATGGTGCTTGCGGCGGACAACGCGCGGATCGGCTTTCCGGCGACGCGTGCCAACGGCTCGCCGCCGGCGCACATGTGGTTCTATCACGTCGGTCCGCAGTGGGCGAAACGCCTGTTGCTCTCAGGCGATTCGTTGACGGGCCGCGATGCCGCGAAAATCGGTCTCGTGATGGACGCTGTTCCGGCCAGCGAACTCGACGCCGAAGTAGCGGAACTGGCACGCCGGCTGTCCTTTGTCGACGCCGATCTGCTGTCGGCCAACAAACGGATCGTGAATCTCGGTCTTGAACTGGCGGGCGCACGTACGCTGCAGCGCCTCGCGGTCGAGAACGATGCTCGCGCGCATCAGAGCCAGGGGCCGCGCCGCGCGCAGTTCAAGGCGGATATGGAAGCCAATGGTCTGAAGGAAGCGCTCAAGCGTCGTGATGAGCCTTTCGGGGACGGCATGATCAAGCTGCATGCGCGCGGTGAATGA
- a CDS encoding lipoyl domain-containing protein gives MSTQVLLPKLGFSMNEGTLTEWLLADGETVTEGQALYALESDKSVQEVESPASGTLRIVAQVGEVYPVGTVLAEII, from the coding sequence ATGTCCACACAGGTCTTGCTTCCGAAGCTGGGCTTCTCAATGAACGAAGGCACGCTGACCGAATGGCTGCTGGCGGATGGCGAGACAGTCACAGAGGGCCAGGCGCTCTATGCGCTGGAGAGTGACAAGTCGGTGCAGGAAGTCGAGTCGCCGGCGTCGGGAACGCTGCGGATCGTCGCTCAGGTAGGCGAGGTGTATCCGGTTGGCACGGTGCTGGCGGAGATCATCTGA
- a CDS encoding enoyl-CoA hydratase/isomerase family protein, whose amino-acid sequence MDVELSLKGTVATLGLNRPEKLNALTPDMLAMLIEHLDRIERDPEIRAVILTGAGRAFCAGADIKGSGAAPPRMSVSHARQSMAVYQQIALKLYNLNKPVVAAVRGVAVGIAWSYALCADMLLVSDTAQFIPAFLMRATLPEGGMVHLLARHCGEFRAKEIMYLNRKLTGQEAFECGLASRVVEDARLMEAAEELGAELAAMPTFSIGLTKQLFRLNAGSMEEFLVQELNSVALAVNSEDAAEGRLAAREKRAPSFRGR is encoded by the coding sequence ATGGATGTCGAACTTTCATTGAAGGGCACGGTCGCCACGCTGGGCCTGAACCGTCCCGAGAAGCTCAATGCATTGACGCCTGACATGCTGGCCATGCTGATCGAACATCTCGATCGCATCGAGCGCGATCCGGAAATCCGCGCAGTCATCCTGACGGGCGCAGGACGAGCCTTTTGCGCGGGCGCTGATATCAAGGGCAGCGGCGCAGCACCGCCGCGGATGAGCGTGTCGCATGCGCGCCAGTCGATGGCCGTCTATCAGCAGATTGCGCTGAAGCTCTACAACCTCAACAAACCCGTGGTCGCGGCGGTACGAGGCGTGGCGGTGGGTATTGCATGGAGCTATGCGCTCTGCGCCGATATGCTGCTGGTGTCGGACACAGCCCAGTTCATTCCGGCGTTCCTGATGCGTGCGACGTTGCCGGAGGGCGGAATGGTGCATCTTCTTGCGCGTCACTGCGGCGAGTTCCGCGCGAAGGAGATCATGTATCTCAATCGCAAGCTGACCGGGCAGGAGGCGTTTGAGTGCGGCCTCGCAAGTCGCGTCGTCGAGGATGCCAGGCTCATGGAAGCCGCTGAGGAGTTGGGCGCCGAACTGGCTGCGATGCCGACCTTCTCGATCGGACTGACCAAGCAACTGTTCCGTTTGAACGCGGGCAGCATGGAAGAGTTTCTTGTCCAGGAACTGAATTCCGTTGCGCTAGCAGTGAATTCCGAAGATGCCGCCGAAGGACGACTCGCTGCGCGGGAAAAGCGGGCGCCTTCGTTCAGGGGACGTTAG
- a CDS encoding acyl-CoA dehydrogenase family protein, translating into MHFAYSPEDEAFRQEVRKFFKEQLPPAISHRWTIGAHPPLKEDIRAWQRILHQRGWGAPHWPVEHGGTGWTAFRKHIFMEELYNADAMDYGWQAVHMVAPVIIAFGSDWQKKRFLPAILSGEEFWCQGFSEPNAGSDLAGLRTTAVLDGDEYVINGQKIWTSDATIAEWGFFLVKTDTTVKPQRGISFLLVKMDTPGITVRPIVSIEGGTGLNEVFLENVRVPRTHLVGEAGMGWTYAKYLLEKERTTSAFLYFNKRELQRAKSIAEQERVDGVRLIDTPDFARKLASVEVDLLALEWSVLRILAEEKNTRDLDAVVSALKISGSEMQQRVTELQIDALGPRSMRFQEHGDWPFDEPSAHDAWPVYVAGRTTGYLIARASTIYGGTREVQKNIIARLAFGL; encoded by the coding sequence ATGCATTTCGCGTACAGCCCGGAAGACGAAGCGTTTCGTCAGGAAGTCAGAAAGTTCTTCAAGGAGCAGTTGCCCCCAGCGATCTCGCATCGCTGGACGATTGGTGCGCACCCACCGTTGAAGGAAGACATCCGCGCGTGGCAGCGCATTTTGCATCAGCGCGGTTGGGGCGCGCCGCATTGGCCAGTGGAGCATGGCGGAACGGGATGGACTGCGTTTCGCAAGCATATTTTCATGGAAGAGCTGTACAACGCGGACGCGATGGATTACGGCTGGCAAGCCGTGCATATGGTTGCACCCGTGATCATCGCGTTCGGTTCGGATTGGCAGAAAAAGCGCTTTCTGCCAGCGATTCTCTCCGGAGAGGAATTCTGGTGTCAGGGCTTTTCCGAGCCGAATGCGGGTTCGGACCTCGCGGGTCTCAGGACGACGGCGGTACTCGACGGCGACGAATACGTGATCAACGGTCAGAAGATCTGGACCAGCGACGCCACGATTGCCGAGTGGGGATTTTTCCTCGTCAAGACGGACACGACGGTCAAGCCCCAGCGTGGCATCTCGTTTCTGCTCGTCAAGATGGACACGCCGGGAATCACGGTGCGCCCGATCGTTTCAATCGAAGGCGGAACGGGGCTGAACGAAGTCTTTCTCGAGAATGTCCGCGTGCCGCGCACGCACCTCGTCGGTGAAGCTGGCATGGGCTGGACATACGCCAAATATCTGCTCGAAAAGGAGCGGACGACGAGTGCCTTCCTGTATTTCAACAAGCGCGAATTGCAGCGCGCAAAAAGCATTGCCGAGCAGGAGAGGGTGGATGGCGTTCGTCTGATCGATACTCCGGACTTTGCCCGCAAGCTGGCTTCGGTTGAAGTGGATCTGCTGGCGCTTGAGTGGTCGGTATTGCGAATCCTCGCCGAAGAAAAGAACACACGCGATCTCGATGCGGTTGTGTCGGCGCTCAAGATCAGTGGCTCGGAGATGCAGCAGCGTGTCACGGAACTGCAGATCGACGCTCTCGGTCCGCGCAGCATGCGCTTTCAGGAGCACGGAGACTGGCCCTTTGACGAGCCGTCCGCACATGACGCATGGCCCGTCTACGTGGCAGGCCGCACGACGGGGTATCTCATCGCGCGTGCTTCGACCATCTACGGCGGCACGCGGGAAGTGCAGAAGAACATTATCGCCCGGCTCGCCTTTGGACTTTGA
- a CDS encoding 2-oxo acid dehydrogenase subunit E2 yields MSVESISSPVPTTAPAAVPGSAPAGIGANLPPWPQIDFAEFGEVEVTPVSRIQKLTGAFLSRNWLAIPHVTHQDDADITTLEAFRKAYNEAGPSVKLTPLVFLIKAVVRALQAFPQFNASLDGDGKNLVLKKYFHIGVAVDTRFGLLVPVLRDCDKKSVVQLAVELAAVSQKAREKGLSMAEMSGGCFSISSLGGFGGTGFTPIINAPEVAILGATKTRLTPQPSADGGVDWRKMLPLSLSYDHRVINGADAARFTACIATMLADPQALAA; encoded by the coding sequence ATGAGTGTCGAATCCATCTCATCCCCAGTACCCACAACTGCGCCTGCCGCTGTACCAGGTTCAGCGCCAGCCGGGATCGGCGCGAATCTGCCGCCGTGGCCGCAGATCGACTTCGCCGAGTTTGGAGAAGTCGAGGTTACGCCGGTTTCCCGCATACAGAAGTTGACGGGGGCATTCCTGTCGCGAAACTGGCTGGCGATTCCGCATGTAACGCATCAGGACGACGCCGATATTACGACCCTTGAGGCTTTCCGCAAGGCGTATAACGAAGCGGGACCTTCGGTGAAGCTGACGCCGCTGGTGTTTCTCATCAAGGCAGTGGTGCGTGCGTTGCAGGCATTTCCGCAATTCAACGCATCGCTTGACGGCGACGGCAAGAACCTCGTGCTGAAGAAGTACTTTCACATTGGGGTGGCGGTAGACACGCGCTTTGGCCTGCTAGTGCCCGTACTACGCGATTGCGACAAAAAGAGCGTCGTGCAGCTGGCGGTGGAACTCGCGGCGGTGTCGCAGAAGGCGCGTGAGAAAGGCCTTTCGATGGCGGAAATGTCGGGCGGCTGCTTCTCGATCAGTTCGCTGGGAGGATTCGGGGGCACGGGTTTCACGCCGATCATCAACGCCCCTGAAGTCGCCATTCTCGGGGCGACGAAAACCCGGCTGACGCCGCAGCCCTCGGCTGACGGTGGAGTGGATTGGCGCAAGATGCTGCCGCTGTCGCTGAGCTACGACCACCGCGTGATCAACGGAGCGGACGCAGCTCGCTTTACGGCCTGCATTGCCACGATGCTCGCAGATCCGCAGGCACTCGCAGCCTGA
- a CDS encoding alpha-ketoacid dehydrogenase subunit beta: protein MNQMQTDINTIQAVNLALDDAMAADVNVIVLGEDVADGQEGGIVGVTKGLSTKYGTSRVRSTPISEQAIIGAAIGASIVGMRPVAEIMLMNFTTVAMDMIVNHAAKLRFMSGGQTHVPLVIRTMTGAGFGTGGQHADYLEAWFAHVAGIKVVAPSTPADAYGLMLSCIEDDDPCLFIENMPSYWNPGKAPERGVRIPLGKANVVRSGTDVTAISYSRRVHDVMAVAEKLGTAGISCEVVDLRTISPLDTETILTSVAKTGRAVVVHEAVKPFGVGAEIASRIYESLFRELKAPVQRVGSQFCPVPFSKPLEDAFVPGAAQIEAAIRATLDDAGSRASSQFS, encoded by the coding sequence ATGAACCAGATGCAGACTGACATCAATACGATTCAGGCCGTCAATCTTGCGCTTGACGATGCGATGGCCGCCGATGTCAATGTCATCGTACTCGGCGAGGACGTGGCCGACGGGCAGGAAGGCGGCATTGTTGGTGTGACCAAAGGTCTGTCGACGAAATATGGCACTTCGCGCGTCCGGTCGACGCCCATTTCGGAGCAGGCCATCATCGGTGCGGCGATAGGCGCGTCGATTGTCGGCATGCGCCCGGTGGCCGAGATCATGCTGATGAACTTTACGACGGTTGCAATGGACATGATCGTCAACCACGCCGCGAAGTTGCGCTTCATGTCGGGTGGCCAGACGCATGTGCCGCTCGTGATTCGCACGATGACCGGTGCAGGGTTCGGCACCGGCGGCCAGCACGCCGACTATCTGGAAGCGTGGTTCGCGCATGTCGCGGGCATCAAGGTGGTTGCGCCGTCCACGCCCGCCGATGCCTACGGCCTGATGCTTTCCTGCATCGAAGATGATGATCCGTGCCTCTTCATCGAGAACATGCCGAGCTACTGGAACCCGGGCAAGGCTCCCGAGCGCGGCGTGCGGATTCCGCTCGGCAAGGCCAACGTGGTGCGCAGCGGCACAGACGTGACGGCCATCAGCTATAGCCGCCGCGTGCACGACGTGATGGCGGTGGCGGAAAAGCTTGGCACAGCCGGCATCTCATGCGAGGTGGTCGATTTGCGCACGATTTCGCCGCTCGACACGGAAACGATCCTGACATCCGTGGCTAAAACGGGCCGCGCCGTTGTCGTGCACGAGGCGGTGAAGCCATTTGGTGTGGGCGCGGAAATCGCGTCGCGTATCTATGAATCGCTGTTTCGTGAACTCAAGGCGCCCGTGCAGCGAGTCGGCTCACAGTTTTGCCCGGTGCCGTTCTCGAAGCCGCTTGAAGACGCCTTCGTGCCCGGGGCCGCACAGATCGAGGCAGCAATTCGCGCGACGCTGGATGACGCAGGGTCGCGAGCCTCCTCCCAGTTTTCCTAA
- a CDS encoding thiamine pyrophosphate-dependent dehydrogenase E1 component subunit alpha — protein sequence MKVHQPPSSEVLVDIYRRMTLIKQNDERFRSVIKSGKLVMPYYSPRGQEAIPSAVSVCLTDDDYICTIYRGVHDMIAKGVPLKDLWAELGGRVTGTCKGKGGPMHVTHPASGVMVTTGIVGSSMPIANGLALAAQIRGESRVAVAYFGDGAANIGAFHESLNMASVWKLPVVFVCQNNGYAEHTKYAYGTSVPNIAQRAVAYQMPGITVDGNDPIAMHRVAREAIERAREGGGPTLIEANTFRFHGHVFGDPDAYMDQHEKAAWVAKDPVPLFRAWLIAAKHATEAQLAEMEAAHDAEIDAAVEFALASDYPDVAELRRDIFKDEVLA from the coding sequence ATGAAAGTCCATCAGCCGCCCAGCAGTGAAGTACTGGTCGATATCTATCGGCGCATGACGCTGATCAAGCAGAACGACGAGCGTTTCCGCTCAGTCATCAAATCCGGCAAGCTGGTCATGCCGTACTACTCGCCGCGCGGCCAGGAGGCGATTCCGTCGGCAGTGTCCGTCTGTCTGACCGACGACGATTACATCTGCACGATCTATCGCGGCGTGCACGACATGATCGCCAAAGGTGTGCCGCTCAAGGATCTCTGGGCCGAACTGGGAGGACGCGTCACCGGCACCTGCAAGGGCAAGGGCGGCCCGATGCACGTCACCCACCCGGCTTCCGGCGTGATGGTTACAACCGGGATTGTCGGCAGCTCGATGCCCATCGCGAATGGTCTTGCGCTGGCCGCGCAGATTCGTGGGGAATCGCGCGTGGCGGTCGCCTATTTCGGCGATGGCGCGGCCAACATCGGCGCGTTCCATGAGTCGCTGAACATGGCGTCGGTCTGGAAGCTGCCGGTTGTTTTCGTCTGTCAGAACAACGGCTATGCCGAACATACGAAATACGCTTACGGTACGTCCGTGCCGAACATTGCCCAGCGTGCCGTGGCGTATCAGATGCCCGGCATCACCGTCGACGGCAACGACCCGATCGCGATGCACCGAGTGGCGCGCGAGGCTATCGAGAGGGCTCGCGAAGGTGGCGGCCCGACGTTGATCGAAGCCAACACGTTCCGTTTTCACGGCCATGTGTTCGGCGACCCGGATGCGTATATGGACCAGCACGAAAAGGCGGCGTGGGTGGCAAAGGATCCGGTGCCGCTCTTCCGCGCATGGCTGATCGCAGCAAAGCATGCTACCGAAGCGCAACTGGCTGAGATGGAAGCCGCCCACGACGCGGAAATTGACGCGGCCGTCGAGTTTGCACTGGCGAGCGACTATCCGGACGTCGCCGAACTGCGGCGCGACATCTTTAAAGACGAGGTGCTTGCATGA